One window of the Epinephelus moara isolate mb chromosome 22, YSFRI_EMoa_1.0, whole genome shotgun sequence genome contains the following:
- the LOC126384048 gene encoding elongation factor 1-alpha-like has translation MGKERTHINIVVIGHVDSGKSTSTGHLIYKCGGIDKRTIEKFEKEAAEMGKGSFKYAWVLDKLKAERERGITIDIALWKFETNKYYVTIIDAPGHRDFIKNMITGTSQADCAVLIVAAGVGEFEAGISKNGQTREHALLAFTLGVKQLIVGVNKMDSTEPPYSKARFEEIQKEVSTYIKKIGYNPKAVPFVPISGWNGDNMLEASEKMSWFKGWLIERKDGNISGKTLFDALDAIVPPSRPTEKALRLPLQDVYKIGGIGTVPVGRVETGVLKPGTVVTFAPCNLTTEVKSVEMHHESLSEACPGDNVGFNVKNVSVKEIRRGNVAGDSKNDPPKRCETFTAQVIVLNHPGQICAGYAPVLDCHTAHIACKFTELKEKIDRRSGKTLEDNPKFVKSGDAAIVIMLPQKPMVVEKFSDYAPLGRFAVRDMRQTVAVGVIKDVQKCDCVAGKVTKAAQKAEKKK, from the exons ATGGGAAAGGAAAGGACCCACATCAACATCGTGGTCATTGGCCATGTCGACTCCGGCAAGTCCACGTCTACCGGCCACCTGATCTACAAGTGCGGAGGAATCGACAAGAGAACCATCGAGAAGTTCGAGAAGGAAGCCGCTGAG ATGGGCAAGGGCTCCTTCAAGTATGCCTGGGTGCTGGACAAACTGAAGGCCGAACGTGAGCGTGGTATCACCATTGACATCGCTCTTTGGAAGTTTGAGACCAACAAGTACTACGTGACCATCATTGATGCCCCTGGACACAGGGACTTCATCAAGAACATGATCACTGGTACCTCTCAG GCTGACTGCGCCGTGCTGATTGTGGCTGCTGGCGTTGGTGAGTTTGAGGCTGGTATCTCCAAGAACGGCCAGACCCGTGAGCACGCCCTGCTGGCCTTCACACTAGGTGTGAAGCAGCTCATTGTTGGAGTCAACAAGATGGACTCCACTGAGCCCCCTTACAGCAAGGCCCGTTTTGAAGAGATCCAGAAGGAAGTGAGCACCTACATCAAGAAGATCGGCTACAACCCCAAAGCTGTTCCCTTTGTACCCATCTCTGGGTGGAACGGAGACAACATgctggaggccagtgaaaag aTGTCCTGGTTCAAGGGTTGGTTGATTGAACGTAAGGATGGCAATATCAGTGGTAAGACCCTGTTTGACGCTCTTGATGCCATCGTGCCTCCCTCCCGCCCCACTGAAAAGGCCTTGCGCCTGCCCCTGCAGGATGTCTATAAGATTGGTG GTATTGGAACTGTCCCCGTCGGCCGTGTTGAGACTGGTGTCCTGAAGCCCGGTACGGTCGTCACCTTTGCTCCGTGCAACCTGACCACTGAGGTGAAGTCTGTGGAGATGCACCACGAGTCTCTCTCTGAAGCTTGCCCTGGTGACAACGTGGGCTTCAACGTCAAGAATGTATCCGTCAAGGAGATCCGCCGTGGAAACGTGGCCGGTGACAGCAAGAACGACCCACCAAAGAGATGTGAAACTTTCACTGCCCAG GTCATCGTCCTGAACCACCCCGGTCAGATCTGTGCTGGCTATGCCCCCGTGCTGGACTGCCACACCGCTCACATTGCCTGCAAGTTCACCGAGCTCAAGGAGAAGATCGACCGTCGTTCAGGCAAGACGCTTGAGGATAACCCCAAGTTTGTCAAATCTGGAGACGCCGCCATTGTCATAATGCTTCCACAGAAGCCCATGGTTGTTGAGAAGTTCTCTGATTATGCTCCACTGG GCCGCTTTGCTGTGCGTGACATGAGGCAGACTGTGGCTGTTGGTGTTATTAAGGACGTCCAAAAGTGTGATTGTGTTGCTGGAAAGGTCACTAAGGCTGCACAaaaggcagagaagaagaaatga